Within Drosophila gunungcola strain Sukarami chromosome 2L unlocalized genomic scaffold, Dgunungcola_SK_2 000008F, whole genome shotgun sequence, the genomic segment GGATTTTATTGCTTCTACGCCGAATTATTTAACTGGGTATCATTTATTCGATCTGGCTAGTGTCTCGCTTGATTACACTGCATTGTTTTGGGCGATTTGGCTACTGCAGCAATCCCAATCGCAATTCTGCTGCGGGGCATATTTGCCAAGCGGCGTGTTGCAAATGCAAAGCGAAAAATCAGAGACCGAAGTCAAAATCGAAACCAAACGGCCCTGAACACAGGCTGTATTTTTAGTGAAAGTAATAGGTGCCCCGAAGACCAAGAGACTTAAGGGCGGAACCTACTATGTAGTTCAGTTCCTGATTAACTAGTTACCCCGCTAGCTTAAAAACTAGTTGAGTGGGTTATCGGGACTTGCTGGAATGGATATGGCATTAAAGTGAGTCAAGAACTGATGAAAATATGGCAAAACAAAGTCTTGAATATGTATAACCACCgtgctcggccggtttatgtGGTTTTTGTACCCATTAAATGTGGAGTTGACGGGTATATTGCCTATTGTGTGGATCGGATCAAGAGGCGTTATTAAGATCAAAATACTCGGACTTATTTTGAACAGTTTTTCCAAATGAAGCTGGCGCATCAATTTCGTTTTGCAACTACTCATTTACATGTATTATTAGACTCTGCCAATTTTAACAACACGGATTCTAACGCAAAGAATTAAACGTTttttgtacatatgtacatatatttggTAGTTTACACTCTCAAAGATATCCTGTGAAGATCGTATCTTAAATAGTTTGTCAATGGCAGCGTTCTGAAAATCTGATCTGAAAATCAGAAACTTTAAAcgcttttttttccaaattaaaattgttttaaaattgccGACATCATAACGTTGCAATAAATTGACCGATCGGCTAaatgcaggtagtacataagtcggaacgagccggatcggacgaaaatagcatatagctcccatagtaacaatcgaaaaaataaatgaaaaaaaaattataagtctgctgtttttttttgacatatagtaatggttaaacattttataattacgttttaaatttcataaaaatcggtcGACTATAAAATAACACTCACAtgtaaacaacaaataaattaaaaaattttttttttaaatgcaactttgctattttgaattttttttaaattctttttgactttttagtaatttgacatttcagaattacgcttttaattttatgaaaatcggaaaacgatatcatatagctgccataagaactatgcaaatcatcatagctttaatgttttcaaacgcaagtaaattataattttaatgttttcaagaatgtttaatttttgcaatagctgcaagggtatatgaaatACGGCTTGCCGATGTTTGATtccattcttgtttttaaagtttttttgatgcttattgaaatttttaaaattaatttttcaccGAAAGATggaaaactacatttttacGTGTCAAAGAAGCTTGCCACCAAGGACTCGGGTAATACAAGACCTAGGaaattctaatttaattagaaaataacGAAATCCCGTGGGACTCGcatttgtattgttttgtCTGTTTTTTGTGACCAATAAATCTATAATCTTATTGTATTGTTGCCGCTCCATAGGGTATGCAAAATTCGAACTGGGCAGTGAGTAGTGGGAAGCGGACGGTCGACTATCGATCTTTCGatctttcttgttgtttttgccacgaagccacacacacaggcatgaaaacagcaaaagctgcagcaacaaaaacaaaacactcgcacacacacaggccCCCAAAAAACGGAACGAACGGCGATAGCGAATAAATTGTTTACATGCGCTGCTGTGAGATTGTGTGCTTCTCTGGCCATGCCTTTCCGCTTTTTGAAAATACAGTACTTGGCTGTGTTTTTATCATTATTAGTGTTCAGTGCTTAAAGTGGGGTTTTCCTACTAACCATTGCGCCTAACATGAGTCGGCTACGTCTGATCCACGTGGCATTCCGTCTGATTCTGTATtagaataaataaagtatGCCCACAGTATGTATATCCACAGCCGCGTTTAGAATGTTTTGCACTATGTCTTCACGCGGGGTTCCGTTCCGTTCCGTGGATGGTGAGCGACTGGCACTGCGCCACTTAAAAGTGGATGAATAGCGGCCTTAAGAGAGGAAAGAAAAGAGAGACTCTCTTTAAagacaaacacaaataaaaaagtttcgaCTATAAGACACCTTCTACTAACTACACCTTCGAACAAATTTCAGTTCACTGATACAAAAAATTGAGTGTTAAAATGTACATCTTACTATTGaacttaaaatgttatatcatctttaatattattatcttAAGTAATTGTAAAAAAGTAAGTAGTAATAAgatgtaaataatattaataatacaGTAGAGCTGCAGCTCCtgcttttaataatattaattcagatttatttttagatttagaAGTAGTAGAAGAATgtagataataataatatcaaatatgtatatttagaAGTTAGCtgatattaatataaaaaatatgaaatatttaaaacacatGTTTATTTAAGGACACACTAATTTGGAGCGCGCAGGAATGAAAGCTATAGACTAAATGTCTCGAGAAACTCTGGTTCAGGCTAGATTTCCCAACCTCCACATACCCGCCGCGGTGGAAGTCCTGACCACGGGCACCTACAACCGACTGCCTACTTGCATCCGGGAGCGGATTGTGCCCGCCGATGCCATTACGCCGGCGGAGAAGAGACGGACTCTGCTCTGCTTAAACCAGGTCATACAGCACCGCCTGGTTACTGGGATGCGAGAATTCCGCAATTGAAACGGACGAGTCACCTTCGAGGTGAAACTTGAGTTTAGCGTGGCCCTGACCGTTATGGGGGATAACCACACGGTTCCCTGGCGACTTCTAGACATCAAAGTGCTCGCGGAGGACAATGAGACAGGGGGTAAGTAGATATTAACCTTCACTAACTTTCCTCCCACTTCTTTAGATGGCAAATCTGTGGTGCATCCCCTGCAGGTGAACAACATCCATCAGCTCATTTAGGCACGTCTGGTGGAGAATCCCAATCCCCTAAGCTATCAATCCCTGCAGCTGAAGGTCCTGTACACGCAGACACTTTGGCTGAATTACGAAAGACAACAACATCACGGTGGAGGAGTATGTGGCAGGCGTGAAGTTGACGGTGCTAAGTAGCGGGACCTAAAGTCGGAGCTGGTCTGCCGCCTCAGTTCAGTCGAACCCCGACTTGTccgttattttaattttgttcaattaaTTGGCTtcactactattattttgaccacaAGTAAGTCCTAATTTCAGATAAAGactaaataaactttaaaaagggTATGGATTTCTTTTGCTTTCAACTATTCTAAtctaataaattttccaaCCAAATAATCAAAGATGGACAAGAAATATAAGaaatgcaaacatttaaagattacctttaaaataataataatcagtattcttgttttgttatttaaaactaatatatatattaattttggtagtattccaaattaaattaatgtgtGTTCTTTCTATTTCATATATATCCTATCAATACTCTATTTATAATACTCGAAATAATGTAATTACtacaatataattatttacaaacaagACTTACTAATtaatcttatatttttaaaatcgttttttttagtataaaaCCATTTATAAACCATACAAAATTAACGTTTGCAATTTCGAACAagatttatttagttttctttcgaagttttcatttttgctttCGAAATTGCTCTTTTGATACTAAAAAGCccgttaatttaaaaactgtactatttaagaaaattgtcCGGCCAATTCCAGTTAATATCAGGAGTTCTACTAAGTGAATCTTAATTCATATAAATCCTTTTCTACTGTGCATTGTAATTGATTTGTAtgttaaaaacttattaaacaGTGTTCAATCCGTAGCTAAAACCATTTTCAAGTATTTAAAAGTGCATTCAATggataagttttttttatatttatctttatacaaaaaaacatttaagaacaTCGGTGTTTGTCCTTACTTtactaattaaaaatcattaaattataaatataaatgaataatTCAATTTGTGTTACGGTTGTTTCGGTTAgtacacatatatttttattcggCTATGAGTAGACCTCGGATTTGGCATATTTGTATGTTGTTTAAGTATTGAGGTAGGAATATCATGATAacagttaataaaaaatagagtTAAAAACgtattgcaaatttaaatatttgtttgggtGCATAgaggaatatttttatatctaaTTTAGTTCTCGAGAACTGGATcagacattttgatttgttttatttatttatttaatttttagatctATATGTTTTAGTTAATCCAAGCCCCAAAGTCATTTtctcattttatatttttagaaaaaaatcaagaaaacagaattattatattttaatacttaataaaGTATAATGTTTAATTGACAACTTATGGTGCCAACGCCAATGTTTAGAAGagattaaacaaaatttttacatattttggtTACATCGTGACTTTTCCAGCATCAAagttaaaaccaaaaattgtatttaactatatatatagtacattttttttggcagtttCTGTATCCAAACGATAGCTGGTGAGTTTGAGTGACGGCAAACGAAACTTAAGTTAGTACTATCATAGTCGGGGTTCTCTTCCTagggaaatattaaaaaatggttaaagaCGTTGTGTTGTAATTATAACCAACGCTTAAAATTACCTCGAACTCCAATTTAATGTGCACACTTAAAAGGTCGAAAAAACAGCCAATAATGTATTTATGTTAAGTCAAATATTAACTATCGTATATTATacatgtttattaattatttataaaagcttcatacaaattttgaaCAGTCCACCAAATTTGTCTGCATCTTAAGCTTAacgattttatatattatcaAAAAATCAGCAAGAGTATTAAAACTTTGGCTTTTAGAAACAAGCTTTTCTGCTTGTGTTCTATAAGTTATGTGAAACGacgttaattaaatttacttaacttttaagaaaaaaattcccTCATCCTTGAACTTTCTGATGGGTTCGACTTCCAAAGAGTATATTGTCTAAAATGTAAGCCTGACttgtttgtttcttaaaaTGAATCAATTTGTGGAAAGATATGAAAAATAATTccagttttataaaaaattagacAGTTACACACATAGCTTTCCCTGCTGTAGACTGCAGActgattaaaataataaaaccctCTGAAAAATAGTTATACAACTAGAAAAGGGGCGTTTCTATTTACATAATATTATTATCTGTATTTATCCAAATTGTATGTCTAGGACCCATGAGTTTCGTTAGTAATAAGCAAACTATTTAagtcaaacaaaagaaaacaattgtttttgttttttaaatatatttacagttattaactaaataaagCATCATTTTCAATTACATGTAAAGACTACAACAGAAAGTATGCATCTATGTAAAGGCTCTAGTTATTCTCATAACGCCTGGAAGGTATTTGTTATTTGCTTTATCATTATACTTCACTGTTCCTAGGAGCACGGCCGGCGGTGTGCGCAGCAAGCAAGCGTTAATCTACAGGACTCTACGAAACACCAACGGTAATTACAAAAGGGGAACACGGATGGGGGCGGGTACGTACTTGATGCAGAATCATACAAAACATGGGCGTAAATCATTAGatcatttgtttaaatatcaaaaattcatttatgtTCGCATACAATCACTGTCTAAGCCGTCGAAGACGTGGATGGTACGTCGTCCAGGTTGATAAGCATAGCCCCGCCTCCGGTTGAGGCTTCAGTACCTTGGCCCGGAACACCCGCATCCTTGGGCGGTGGCGCCGGCATGGGTATTGCGATCGGACTCATTGTGCTGATCATGCGGGGCTCCGCCCGCGACGTTGTGATGGGCAGCTGGCTCGAGCTGCCGGTGGGCTTAAGGAAGTCGGGCTGCGGCATCTGAGCGGGACCCGGACCGGGACCATGACTGTGACCATGGCCTTGACTATGCCCCGCCCCGTGGCTGTGACTATGACCCGACGATCCATGGCTGTGACTGTGCCCGCCTCCGTGACTGTGATGCTTTTGCTGCTGGTGGGGCGCATGCTGGTGATgatgctgcagctgctgctgctgcgggaACGACTTGGGCAGCTGGGAGTGACGAGTGGAGTCCGTGGCCTTTAGGCGCTCGCTCAGGGCCTTCAATGCGATTTGTCTGAAACAGAGTCATGGTGGACATTAAGATGTTGTCAGATTAGTTCTATTCGCACACTAGTTGCGCACTTATCTAGAGAACACAATTTCAATTGCTGTgattaaacaacatttaaaaatcatgtAGGTAAGTTCCCATAATGATATCGAGGCAATTAACTCAAATCAGTTAAGGAGCTGataaaacataacatttaactAAGGCCACTGGACTTACCGCCTTCGCTCAATATCGTGCGGATCCACGCCCGGCATTTGCACCGATATCGACGTCAGGCTGGCCGTAGATATCGTCCGCAGGGGCGTTGGCGTCTTGACCACGCCCGCCCGCAAACAGCAGTTGTAAATGGGATTAACCAAAACGCTGATAAACGGCTGCGATACGCTCGGGAAGAAGCTGACGAACGTGAAGCTCTCCGAGCTGTCGCCACGACCATTGGGATGGTGTTGGTAGAAGCGTAGGTAGATCCAGGAGACCAGCGATCCGGAGGCGAACATGGCCGGATATGTGCCATCCAGCAGCCCAATGGCCCAGACTATA encodes:
- the LOC128253282 gene encoding transmembrane protein 115 is translated as MSAPLARNWPYIWQQLNALVHNTSPVITLICVVTTFGYLLSFSETAILLLSVTPGYILPNGKFWIWTAFTFCFIELHWWEVAVDVVTVGLCGKMLEPLWGQLEMFKFFALSNFGVSLLTTVYYLFYYMVTKNPTILFEVHIHGLAGYVAGICVAVRQIMPDHLIFKTRYGRLTNRNVPLTVLIMAIIVWAIGLLDGTYPAMFASGSLVSWIYLRFYQHHPNGRGDSSESFTFVSFFPSVSQPFISVLVNPIYNCCLRAGVVKTPTPLRTISTASLTSISVQMPGVDPHDIERRRQIALKALSERLKATDSTRHSQLPKSFPQQQQLQHHHQHAPHQQQKHHSHGGGHSHSHGSSGHSHSHGAGHSQGHGHSHGPGPGPAQMPQPDFLKPTGSSSQLPITTSRAEPRMISTMSPIAIPMPAPPPKDAGVPGQGTEASTGGGAMLINLDDVPSTSSTA